From Pseudonocardia autotrophica, one genomic window encodes:
- a CDS encoding ABC transporter permease: MTDGVLLRRTLAVLGVLVGIWLVVPTLIVVPISFSGENSFAFPPSSWGVGHYVRFFTERSWLNSLLVSLQLALIVTVVATVLGTAASVALARSRFRAKRALDGLFLAPLIVPGIVVAVALYATFLGWGLIGTPTGFVLAHTVLALPFVVVNVTAALSAVDPVLERAAAGLGASSWATFRQVTFPIIRPGVGAGALFAFVTSFDEVVVSLFIQSPQLQTLPVRMFTSVTNEVDPTIAAASTVVLVVSTVLLGLAGLTRRRSSRV; encoded by the coding sequence ATGACCGACGGTGTGTTGTTGCGGCGTACCCTCGCCGTGCTCGGCGTCCTGGTGGGGATCTGGCTCGTCGTCCCGACCCTGATCGTCGTGCCGATCAGCTTCTCCGGCGAGAACAGCTTCGCGTTCCCGCCGTCGTCCTGGGGTGTCGGGCACTACGTGCGGTTCTTCACCGAGCGGAGCTGGCTGAACTCGCTGCTGGTGTCCCTGCAGCTCGCGCTGATCGTCACGGTGGTGGCGACCGTGCTCGGTACCGCCGCATCGGTCGCGCTGGCGCGCAGCCGGTTCCGGGCCAAGCGGGCGCTGGACGGGCTGTTCCTGGCGCCGCTGATCGTGCCCGGCATCGTGGTCGCGGTCGCGCTGTACGCGACCTTCCTCGGCTGGGGCCTGATCGGCACGCCCACCGGCTTCGTGCTGGCCCACACCGTCCTGGCGCTGCCGTTCGTCGTGGTCAACGTGACGGCCGCCCTCAGTGCGGTCGATCCGGTACTGGAACGGGCCGCGGCGGGCCTGGGCGCGTCGTCCTGGGCGACCTTCCGCCAGGTGACCTTCCCGATCATCCGGCCCGGGGTGGGCGCCGGTGCCCTGTTCGCCTTCGTCACCTCGTTCGACGAGGTGGTGGTCTCCCTGTTCATCCAGTCGCCGCAGTTGCAGACCCTGCCGGTGCGGATGTTCACGTCGGTGACCAACGAGGTCGACCCCACCATCGCGGCCGCGTCCACGGTCGTGCTCGTCGTGTCCACCGTCCTGCTCGGCCTCGCCGGGCTCACCCGCAGGAGGTCATCCCGTGTCTGA
- a CDS encoding ABC transporter permease: MAVTTPSTRTPRTPPDPGRDRRGRPRWAAGRLILLAALPALLVLLIFFVVPAVRLLWLSVTTPEPGLGNYAAIVADDVTLTVVLRTLGTAAIVTVVCVLVAYPYAYLMTIVTRRWRALLLAVVLIPFWTSLMARTFAWVVLLQDNGIVNQLLTVAGVGPVRMLGTTTGVALAMAQVMLPFVVLPVYTAMRGIDRRLVAAAQSLGARPAVAFARVYLPLSFPGVAAGATLVMVLSLGFYVTPALVGSPQQSMLAQFISVQVNQLVNFGAAGALAVTLLLVTLLLLGAVQVLTRTRGGRGGGISSGVAGGVS, encoded by the coding sequence ATGGCCGTGACCACGCCCTCGACACGGACACCCCGGACCCCACCCGATCCGGGTCGGGACCGCCGTGGCCGGCCCCGGTGGGCGGCCGGGCGGCTGATATTGCTCGCCGCGCTCCCCGCACTCCTGGTGCTGCTGATCTTCTTCGTGGTCCCCGCGGTGCGACTGCTCTGGCTCTCGGTCACCACGCCGGAACCCGGGCTGGGCAACTACGCCGCGATCGTCGCCGACGACGTCACCCTCACCGTCGTGCTGCGCACGCTCGGCACGGCGGCGATCGTCACGGTGGTCTGCGTGCTGGTCGCCTACCCGTACGCCTACCTGATGACGATCGTGACGCGCAGGTGGCGGGCGCTGCTGCTGGCCGTCGTGCTCATCCCGTTCTGGACATCGCTGATGGCGCGCACCTTCGCCTGGGTGGTGTTGTTGCAGGACAACGGGATCGTTAACCAGCTGTTGACCGTGGCCGGGGTGGGGCCGGTCCGCATGCTCGGCACGACCACCGGCGTCGCGCTGGCCATGGCGCAGGTGATGCTCCCGTTCGTGGTGCTGCCGGTGTACACCGCGATGCGCGGCATCGACCGCAGGCTGGTGGCCGCCGCACAGTCGCTGGGGGCCCGCCCGGCGGTGGCCTTCGCACGGGTGTACCTGCCGCTGTCGTTCCCCGGCGTCGCCGCCGGAGCGACGCTGGTGATGGTGCTCTCGCTGGGCTTCTACGTGACCCCGGCCCTGGTCGGGTCACCGCAGCAGTCGATGCTGGCCCAGTTCATCTCGGTCCAGGTGAACCAGCTGGTGAACTTCGGGGCGGCCGGTGCGCTGGCCGTGACGTTGCTGCTGGTCACGCTGCTGCTGCTCGGCGCGGTGCAGGTGCTCACCCGGACCAGGGGCGGCCGCGGCGGCGGCATCAGCAGCGGCGTCGCCGGGGGTGTGTCATGA
- a CDS encoding ABC transporter substrate-binding protein: protein MRIRRSALTVAALASVVGLTATGCFGQVGSSAAGDGSTVVFANTGGALAEVFAANAYVELEAEGVTVAEESPNNEAKLTAMVQAGAPTWDVFYSAPYIAQGRCGTLFEEIDFDRVDTEGLDPDQMSPCGVPVLNSSFLLVYNTETYGDNPPTSWADFFDPAAYPGARGIMNYAKDAGMEAALLADGVPGDQLYPLDYDRAFATLDGIRDSVRFFDTGAQQTQALESGEVDMMLAWPGRAYDAKAAGAPIDVVWNQPLKYFDVLTIVKGAPHQEQAYQLINSLIGQQNQEAIANRMPYGPSNSTAAPSSDPGIAEFVDGPQSAGSTVVRDDAWWAENLDEATRRWTDWVNR from the coding sequence ATGCGAATCCGCCGCAGTGCCCTCACCGTTGCCGCACTGGCGTCCGTCGTCGGGCTCACCGCAACGGGCTGCTTCGGACAGGTCGGGTCCTCGGCCGCCGGGGACGGATCGACCGTCGTCTTCGCCAACACCGGCGGCGCGCTGGCCGAGGTCTTCGCGGCCAACGCCTACGTCGAGCTGGAGGCCGAGGGGGTGACGGTCGCCGAGGAGTCGCCGAACAACGAGGCGAAGCTGACCGCGATGGTGCAGGCCGGCGCCCCCACCTGGGACGTCTTCTACTCCGCGCCCTACATCGCCCAGGGGCGCTGCGGGACGCTGTTCGAGGAGATCGACTTCGACCGCGTCGACACCGAGGGCCTCGACCCGGACCAGATGTCCCCCTGCGGCGTCCCGGTGCTCAACTCCTCGTTCCTGCTCGTCTACAACACCGAGACCTACGGCGACAACCCGCCCACGAGCTGGGCGGACTTCTTCGATCCCGCGGCGTACCCCGGCGCGCGGGGGATCATGAACTACGCCAAGGACGCCGGCATGGAGGCCGCGCTGCTCGCCGACGGAGTGCCCGGCGACCAGCTGTACCCGCTGGACTACGACCGTGCCTTCGCCACGCTGGACGGGATCCGGGACTCGGTGCGGTTCTTCGACACCGGAGCCCAGCAGACCCAGGCACTGGAGTCCGGCGAGGTCGACATGATGCTGGCCTGGCCCGGCCGCGCCTACGACGCGAAGGCCGCCGGCGCGCCGATCGACGTCGTCTGGAACCAGCCGCTGAAGTACTTCGACGTCCTGACGATCGTCAAGGGTGCGCCCCACCAGGAGCAGGCCTACCAGCTGATCAACAGCCTGATCGGGCAGCAGAACCAGGAGGCGATCGCGAACCGGATGCCCTACGGCCCCTCGAACTCGACGGCGGCGCCGAGCTCGGACCCGGGGATCGCGGAGTTCGTGGACGGCCCGCAGTCGGCTGGCAGCACCGTGGTCCGCGACGACGCCTGGTGGGCCGAGAACCTCGACGAGGCCACCCGGCGCTGGACGGACTGGGTGAACCGATGA
- a CDS encoding N,N-dimethylformamidase beta subunit family domain-containing protein — protein MRIVGYADRLSVTAGDEIGFRCSTDHPELVPELVRLRRGGGDRHDRPLVEEPVPHDLPGTVPGRIQHTTSGSYVSASAQRTEPGLGIALWFRPTRPGTRARPLLTVGAVTLAAADGEISLRVSDRTVLRAPAGTIAHRWAFAAATLGADGTARLEVYPPDAPMVAVQGTAEPVTATGPVLIGSDGSRPAGPGRTFDGAVARPVVSTAWEPAVTRQLAGGADPLTLLDPATTSALDLAADPGGTTVPDRGGLTAGGTVHHLPARGVPGPFWTGAERDFRAAPAEFDAVHLHEDDLADAGWDTDLTWAVPDDLASGVYALKLTAGDDVDRIPVVVTPRRHVAPTLVVLPTWTYLAYANWRTYAEFETERLGIYGENRGIDERDRWLVAHPEFGRSLYDTHDDGSGVCYSSRLRPIVNIRPDYYTPTTRGFRHYAQDLLLLDWLDRRGEHYAVVTDDEIDAHGADLLRHYRVVLTGAHPEYCSAAMLDAYADYTGSGGRLMYLGGNGFYQVTARHRGPGDAIEIRRGHAGVATWVSAPGEEHLAATGEPGGLWRMRGRAPNTLVGVGFTAQGFDRGYGYRRTGESDDPRVAWAFDGVRADTGEIFGDVGPGLGGAAADEFDRADTALGTPADAVVLASSVGHSERIALVPEEIDHGYAAAPPGVHPKVRADVVLFGRPGGGAVFSVGSIGWSTAMTHDDGDNDTARITGNVLDRFRDTPGEVLS, from the coding sequence ATGAGGATCGTCGGCTACGCCGACCGGTTGTCGGTGACCGCGGGCGACGAGATCGGGTTCCGCTGCTCCACCGACCATCCCGAGCTCGTCCCGGAGCTGGTCCGGCTGCGCCGCGGGGGAGGGGACCGGCACGACCGTCCGCTCGTCGAGGAGCCGGTGCCGCACGACCTCCCGGGAACCGTCCCGGGGCGCATCCAGCACACCACGTCGGGCTCCTACGTGTCGGCGTCCGCGCAGCGCACCGAGCCCGGTCTCGGAATCGCACTCTGGTTCCGCCCGACCCGGCCCGGCACCCGGGCGCGACCGTTGCTGACCGTCGGAGCCGTCACCCTTGCCGCCGCGGACGGTGAGATCTCGCTGCGGGTCTCCGACCGGACCGTCCTGCGGGCACCGGCCGGCACGATCGCGCACCGGTGGGCGTTCGCCGCCGCGACCCTCGGCGCCGACGGCACCGCGCGACTGGAGGTGTACCCGCCGGACGCGCCGATGGTGGCCGTGCAGGGGACCGCGGAACCGGTGACCGCGACCGGGCCGGTGCTGATCGGCTCCGACGGGTCCCGGCCGGCCGGGCCCGGCCGGACCTTCGACGGCGCGGTCGCCCGCCCCGTGGTGTCCACCGCGTGGGAGCCCGCGGTGACCCGGCAGCTCGCCGGCGGGGCCGATCCGCTCACCCTGCTCGATCCCGCCACGACCAGCGCACTGGATCTCGCCGCCGATCCCGGCGGAACCACGGTGCCCGACCGTGGCGGGCTGACCGCGGGCGGGACGGTGCACCATCTTCCGGCCCGCGGCGTGCCGGGCCCGTTCTGGACCGGCGCCGAACGCGATTTCCGGGCCGCGCCCGCCGAGTTCGACGCCGTGCACCTGCACGAGGACGACCTGGCGGACGCGGGCTGGGACACCGACCTCACCTGGGCGGTGCCCGACGACCTGGCGAGCGGGGTGTACGCGCTCAAGCTCACCGCCGGCGACGACGTCGACCGGATCCCGGTCGTCGTCACTCCCCGCCGGCACGTCGCGCCGACCCTGGTGGTGCTGCCGACCTGGACCTACCTCGCGTACGCGAACTGGCGGACCTACGCCGAGTTCGAGACCGAGCGGCTGGGCATCTACGGCGAGAACCGCGGGATCGACGAGCGCGATCGCTGGCTCGTCGCGCATCCCGAGTTCGGCCGGTCGCTCTACGACACCCACGACGACGGCAGCGGGGTCTGCTATTCGTCGCGGCTGCGGCCGATCGTGAACATCCGCCCCGACTACTACACGCCGACCACCCGCGGGTTCCGGCACTACGCCCAGGATCTGCTGTTGCTCGACTGGCTGGATCGGCGGGGCGAGCACTACGCGGTCGTCACCGACGACGAGATCGACGCCCACGGGGCCGACCTGCTCCGGCACTACCGCGTCGTGCTCACCGGGGCGCACCCGGAGTACTGCTCGGCCGCGATGCTCGACGCCTACGCGGACTACACCGGCTCCGGTGGCCGGCTGATGTACCTGGGCGGCAACGGTTTCTACCAGGTCACCGCCCGGCACCGCGGCCCCGGCGACGCGATCGAGATCCGCCGCGGGCACGCCGGCGTCGCGACGTGGGTGTCGGCACCCGGTGAGGAGCACCTGGCGGCGACCGGCGAACCGGGCGGCCTGTGGCGGATGCGCGGCCGCGCCCCGAACACGCTGGTGGGGGTCGGCTTCACCGCCCAGGGTTTCGACCGCGGATACGGGTACCGGCGTACCGGGGAGAGCGACGACCCGCGGGTGGCGTGGGCCTTCGACGGCGTACGGGCCGATACCGGGGAGATCTTCGGCGACGTCGGCCCCGGCCTCGGCGGTGCCGCCGCCGACGAGTTCGACCGCGCGGACACCGCACTCGGCACCCCGGCGGACGCGGTCGTGCTGGCCTCGTCGGTGGGGCACTCCGAGCGGATCGCGCTGGTGCCCGAGGAGATCGACCACGGCTACGCGGCCGCACCACCGGGGGTGCACCCGAAGGTCCGGGCCGACGTCGTCCTGTTCGGACGCCCCGGCGGCGGCGCGGTGTTCTCGGTGGGCTCGATCGGCTGGTCCACCGCGATGACCCATGACGACGGCGACAACGACACCGCGCGGATCACGGGCAACGTGCTCGACCGGTTCCGCGACACACCCGGCGAGGTCCTGTCGTGA
- a CDS encoding transketolase, producing MPTQRLADRALFVRTETVRLTRIAGAGHYSAVFSCAEILAALYYSELRIDPARPDWADRDRFVMSKGHAAIGLYPVLADLGYFDPELLDDYTRLGSAFGDHPDMKRIPGIDFSSGSLGHGLSIGVGMAWAGRHAGSDHRTWCLLGDGELAEGQIWEAAMAAAHFGLGDLVAVVDNNQLGIDGFVADIMPAEPVEERFAAFGWDTHRVDGHDLDVLRATFAALPGRGGDRPQLIVADTVKGKGVARMELSPDWHVGNLAGADFDDVMTELNR from the coding sequence GTGCCGACGCAACGTCTGGCCGACCGTGCGCTGTTCGTGCGCACCGAGACCGTGCGGCTGACCCGGATCGCCGGCGCCGGGCACTACAGCGCCGTGTTCTCCTGTGCCGAGATCCTCGCCGCGCTCTACTACTCGGAGCTGCGGATCGACCCGGCCCGGCCGGACTGGGCCGATCGCGACCGGTTCGTCATGAGCAAGGGGCACGCGGCGATCGGGCTCTACCCGGTGCTGGCCGATCTCGGCTACTTCGATCCCGAACTGCTCGACGACTACACCCGGCTGGGCAGCGCGTTCGGCGACCACCCGGACATGAAGCGGATCCCGGGGATCGACTTCTCCTCCGGATCGTTGGGCCACGGTCTGTCGATCGGGGTCGGCATGGCCTGGGCAGGCCGGCACGCCGGCAGCGACCACCGCACCTGGTGCCTGCTCGGCGACGGCGAGCTGGCCGAGGGCCAGATCTGGGAGGCCGCGATGGCCGCTGCGCACTTCGGGCTGGGCGATCTCGTCGCCGTGGTCGACAACAACCAGCTGGGTATCGACGGGTTCGTCGCCGACATCATGCCCGCCGAGCCGGTCGAGGAGCGATTCGCCGCCTTCGGCTGGGACACCCACCGCGTCGACGGCCACGATCTCGACGTGCTGCGGGCCACGTTCGCGGCGCTGCCCGGCCGAGGCGGTGACCGGCCCCAGCTGATCGTGGCCGACACGGTCAAGGGCAAGGGCGTGGCCCGGATGGAGCTGAGCCCGGACTGGCACGTCGGCAACCTGGCCGGTGCCGACTTCGACGACGTGATGACGGAGCTGAACCGGTGA
- a CDS encoding transketolase family protein: MTAQDQSEIFNGTAAVGFADSRSTDGTDTRAIPAFVFGEELGVLADDDPRIVVLTADLGRSNRATDFALRHPDRFVNVGIAEKNMVTVAAGMAASGLVPFAATFGSFAALLCAEQIRTDCAYPNLPVRVVGHHSGMSMGFYGTSHHSLEDLAMMRCIADLTVVCATDANHLRALLRLSLDHEGAMYLRLGRGRDPEVYPEVPDLQLGRAELVREGSDLTVVATGSTVHPALVAADQLAADGHSVRVLDMWTVSPLDHAALAAAARETGALLTVEEANVTGGLGSAVAESLSDAGLAVPLRRHGVPDEHVPVGPPAALYAHYRLDGDGIAAVARELLDTRTRRNA; this comes from the coding sequence GTGACCGCACAGGACCAGTCGGAGATCTTCAACGGCACGGCGGCGGTCGGATTCGCCGACTCCCGCTCGACCGACGGAACCGACACCCGGGCGATCCCGGCGTTCGTCTTCGGCGAGGAGCTCGGCGTGCTCGCCGACGACGATCCGCGGATCGTGGTGCTCACCGCCGATCTCGGCCGCTCCAACCGGGCGACCGACTTCGCCCTGCGCCATCCCGACCGGTTCGTCAACGTCGGGATCGCGGAGAAGAACATGGTGACCGTGGCCGCCGGGATGGCGGCCTCGGGGCTCGTGCCGTTCGCGGCGACCTTCGGCTCGTTCGCGGCGCTGCTGTGTGCCGAGCAGATCCGGACCGACTGCGCCTACCCGAACCTGCCGGTGCGGGTGGTCGGCCACCACTCCGGCATGTCGATGGGGTTCTACGGCACCAGCCACCACAGCCTCGAGGACCTCGCGATGATGCGCTGCATCGCCGACCTCACCGTCGTGTGCGCCACCGACGCCAACCATCTGCGTGCGCTGCTGCGGCTCTCCCTCGACCACGAGGGCGCCATGTACCTGCGGCTGGGCCGCGGCCGGGATCCCGAGGTGTACCCCGAGGTGCCCGACCTGCAGCTCGGCCGCGCCGAGCTGGTGCGCGAGGGCAGCGACCTGACCGTCGTCGCGACCGGCTCGACGGTGCACCCGGCGCTCGTCGCGGCCGATCAGCTCGCCGCCGACGGCCACTCCGTGCGGGTGCTGGACATGTGGACGGTCTCCCCGCTGGACCACGCCGCGCTGGCCGCCGCGGCCCGGGAGACCGGGGCACTGCTCACCGTGGAGGAGGCCAACGTGACCGGCGGGCTCGGATCGGCGGTGGCCGAGTCGCTGTCCGACGCGGGCCTGGCCGTGCCGTTGCGCCGGCACGGTGTGCCCGACGAACACGTCCCGGTGGGCCCGCCGGCCGCCCTCTACGCGCACTACCGGCTCGACGGCGACGGCATCGCCGCCGTCGCCCGTGAACTGCTCGACACCCGAACCCGGAGGAACGCATGA
- a CDS encoding aminotransferase class III-fold pyridoxal phosphate-dependent enzyme — protein sequence MTAVQPTLGAGERALRDRARQVIPGGMYGHMNVAAFSAAHPQFMVSGNGATVVDADGREYLDLMCSWGPMILGHGHPTVTAAITEQLRHGDCLDGTSPVAVEYAELLVDTIPSADWALFCKNGSDAVTTCVTTARAATGRRKVLVARGAYHGAVPWCALRGEGITESDQAHLIHYEYNDLGSAEAAAAEAGDDLAAIVVCPMRHDVKRDQELVDPAFARGLRTLADRTGAVLVLDDVRCTHRLDLGGSWEPLGVRPDLAAYSKPLANGQPLGAVTGSDALRDAVGSIYVTGSFWTGAVPLAAGLATLTELRRGEALPVMERAGQRLRDGLAAQALTHGFGIHQSGPVQMPMLSFTGDENFRLATAWAEAAALRGVYLHPWHNWFLSAAHTDEVIDDILQRTDGAFAALR from the coding sequence ATGACCGCCGTCCAGCCGACCCTCGGCGCCGGTGAACGCGCACTGCGCGACCGGGCCCGCCAGGTCATCCCCGGAGGCATGTACGGGCACATGAACGTCGCGGCCTTCAGCGCGGCGCACCCGCAGTTCATGGTCTCCGGCAACGGGGCCACGGTGGTCGACGCGGACGGCCGGGAGTACCTCGACCTGATGTGCAGCTGGGGCCCGATGATCCTCGGGCACGGCCATCCCACGGTGACCGCGGCGATCACCGAGCAGCTGCGGCACGGCGACTGCCTCGACGGGACCAGCCCGGTCGCCGTCGAGTACGCCGAGCTGCTGGTCGACACGATCCCGTCGGCGGACTGGGCGCTGTTCTGCAAGAACGGGAGCGATGCGGTCACCACCTGCGTGACCACCGCGCGTGCGGCGACCGGCCGTCGCAAGGTACTGGTCGCTCGCGGTGCCTATCACGGCGCCGTACCGTGGTGCGCGCTGCGCGGTGAGGGGATCACCGAGTCCGACCAGGCCCATCTGATCCACTACGAGTACAACGACCTCGGTTCGGCCGAGGCGGCGGCCGCCGAGGCCGGCGACGATCTCGCGGCGATCGTCGTCTGCCCGATGCGGCACGACGTCAAGCGGGACCAGGAGCTGGTGGACCCGGCGTTCGCCCGCGGACTGCGGACGCTCGCCGACCGGACCGGCGCGGTACTGGTGCTCGACGACGTCCGCTGCACCCACCGGCTGGACCTGGGCGGCAGCTGGGAACCGCTCGGGGTGCGGCCCGATCTGGCGGCCTACTCGAAGCCGCTGGCCAACGGCCAGCCCCTCGGCGCCGTCACCGGCTCCGACGCGCTGCGCGACGCGGTCGGCTCGATCTACGTGACCGGATCGTTCTGGACCGGGGCCGTGCCGCTGGCCGCCGGCCTCGCCACCCTGACCGAGCTGCGCCGCGGCGAGGCCCTCCCCGTCATGGAGCGGGCCGGGCAGCGGCTGCGCGACGGCTTGGCGGCGCAGGCGCTGACGCACGGGTTCGGGATCCACCAGAGCGGGCCGGTGCAGATGCCGATGCTGTCGTTCACCGGTGACGAGAACTTCCGGCTGGCGACGGCCTGGGCGGAGGCGGCCGCCCTGCGGGGCGTGTACCTGCACCCGTGGCACAACTGGTTCCTGTCGGCGGCGCACACCGACGAGGTGATCGACGACATCCTGCAGCGCACCGACGGGGCGTTCGCCGCGCTCCGCTGA
- a CDS encoding NtaA/DmoA family FMN-dependent monooxygenase (This protein belongs to a clade of FMN-dependent monooxygenases, within a broader family of flavin-dependent oxidoreductases, the luciferase-like monooxygenase (LMM) family, some of whose members use coenzyme F420 rather than FMN.) has product MTSTGDDRVARGEQLVLATLIGGVGNHAGAWRRPNSRVEEKYDLRLFTDLVGRAEAAKLHAVFLADGLRLETDTLRSQPFAGLEPVTLLSALAAVTSRIGLIGSISTTFSEPYTVARQLASLDHISNGRAGWNLVTSAWGEENYGRSLPPHDERYERGAEFAEVLFALFDSWAADAITVDRATGVYADPAKVRAIDHVGKHFDVRGPLNVARPPQGRPVVAQAGSSEIGQDVAARFADVVFTTGRTTDEDSRRFYRSLKDRVAATGRDPGSVKILPGVSPIIGRTETEAKAVERELNGFIDLVSGRAKLSRQLAGVDLDDLELDEPVPLERLPQESQVQGRRSRFGVYRALVEDGWTLRRLIHWEVASAGHHVPVGSSEQIAELLLRRFEAGAADGFVLLPSYVPEGFTLLTDEVVPILQERGAFQTEYAHETLRGNLGIGPVA; this is encoded by the coding sequence ATGACCAGTACCGGAGACGATCGCGTCGCGCGTGGCGAGCAGCTGGTGCTCGCCACGCTGATCGGCGGCGTCGGGAACCATGCCGGCGCCTGGCGGCGCCCGAACAGCAGGGTCGAGGAGAAGTACGACCTGCGGCTGTTCACCGATCTCGTCGGCCGCGCCGAGGCCGCGAAGCTGCACGCGGTGTTCCTCGCCGACGGACTGCGGCTGGAGACCGACACCCTGCGCAGCCAGCCCTTCGCCGGGCTGGAACCGGTCACCCTGCTCAGTGCGCTGGCGGCGGTGACCAGCCGGATCGGGCTGATCGGGAGCATCTCGACGACGTTCTCCGAGCCCTACACCGTGGCCCGGCAGCTGGCCTCGCTCGATCACATCTCGAACGGCCGGGCCGGCTGGAACCTGGTGACCTCGGCATGGGGTGAGGAGAACTACGGGCGGTCGCTGCCCCCGCACGACGAGCGCTACGAACGGGGCGCCGAGTTCGCCGAGGTGCTGTTCGCGCTGTTCGACAGCTGGGCCGCCGATGCGATCACCGTCGACCGGGCCACCGGGGTCTACGCCGACCCGGCGAAGGTCCGGGCGATCGACCACGTCGGGAAGCACTTCGACGTGCGCGGGCCGCTCAACGTGGCCCGCCCGCCGCAGGGCCGCCCGGTGGTCGCGCAGGCCGGGTCGTCGGAGATCGGGCAGGACGTCGCGGCCCGGTTCGCCGACGTCGTGTTCACCACCGGCCGCACCACCGACGAGGACAGCAGGCGCTTCTACCGGTCGTTGAAGGACCGGGTCGCCGCCACCGGCCGCGACCCGGGATCGGTGAAGATCCTGCCCGGGGTCTCGCCGATCATCGGGCGGACCGAGACCGAGGCGAAGGCCGTCGAGCGGGAGCTCAACGGCTTCATCGATCTCGTCTCCGGGCGGGCGAAGCTGTCCCGCCAGCTGGCCGGCGTCGATCTCGACGATCTCGAGCTCGACGAGCCGGTCCCGCTGGAGCGGCTGCCGCAGGAGTCCCAGGTGCAGGGGCGGCGGTCCCGGTTCGGGGTCTACCGGGCCCTCGTCGAGGACGGCTGGACGCTGCGCAGGCTGATCCACTGGGAGGTCGCCTCCGCCGGGCACCACGTCCCGGTCGGGTCGTCCGAGCAGATCGCGGAGCTGCTGCTGCGCCGGTTCGAGGCGGGCGCGGCCGACGGGTTCGTGCTGCTGCCCTCGTACGTGCCGGAGGGGTTCACGCTGCTCACCGACGAGGTCGTGCCGATCCTGCAGGAACGCGGGGCGTTCCAGACCGAGTACGCGCACGAGACGCTGCGCGGGAACCTCGGGATCGGGCCGGTGGCCTGA